The genomic stretch CTGGCGAGCAGTCCGGTGTAGAATCTAGGAGCGATTATGGTGCTCGCGACGTGATCGCTCAGCGCGACTACTTCGACAGGGATGTTCGGATCGACTTCCCACACGGCGCGCTGCAACGATTGGGACACGAGTGAGAAGTCAGCGTCCGAACGAACCACGATGCGCATTTGGTCGGACGGCATCTGACGATAGAAGAGATACGTTTGCGGCTCGCCCGACTCGCCGAGCCCTTGCTGGCGCACGTCGGCGACGACACCGATCACGGTGAGCCATGGTCCAGGGCCGTCGGCCGAGCGTCCGATCTTCAAGCGGCGGCCGAGGCTGTTGCCGTCCGGCCAGAACTGCTGAGCGAAGGCCTCATTTACGACGAGACTGGTGGGCCCGTCCGACGTGCGGTCCTCCGCTGAGAAGACGCGCCCCGAGACGACCCGGGTGCCGATCGTAGTGAAGTAGTCTTCGCTCACCTGAGCGTAGTCCATTCCCAAACGAGTCCCTTCGGGAGGCGCATAGCCTTCGATGGCGATTGGGGCGCGCCAGCGGTCCCCTGACATCGGCAACGCCGTGACCACGGCCGCCGAGACCACTCCGGGAACGGTCTGCTGCGCCCGGTCGAGCACGCTGGAGAAGAAGATCAACTGCTCTTCGCTCGTCTGGTATCGCTCGTCCAGGATGAGCGATGCGAAGGAAACGTCCATGGGATCGAATCCGGGATCTACGTTCTGGAGAGTGACGAAGCTCTCGATCAGCAAACTCGCGCCGATCAGCAGCACGAGTGCGAGTGCGACCTGTGACACCACGAGGGCTGAACGAATTCTCTTGCCCACTCGGGTCGTCGAGGCGTGCGCCCCGCCTGTGGCTAGGCTCGCGCCGCTCAAGCCACCGCTTAGTCCGCCGAGCTGCACGGCGGGCATCGCTCCAAAGATGACGCCGGTTACCAACGTGACCACAAGTGTGAAGCCCAAGACGGTTCCGTCGAGGGATACTTCCGTGAGGCGAGGCAAGTTGCCCGGGTCGATGGTGACGAGGGCTTGAATGACTCCGGCGGCGATCGCTACTCCCAGGGCGCCGCCAGCGGTAAAGAGGATGAGGCTCTCGGTGAGCAGCTGCCGGGTGATTCGCCCCCGCCCGGCTCCCAGAGATGAGCGCAAGGCGATCTCGCGGGTTCGAGACGTAGCCCGTGCCAACAGGAGATTCGCGACGTTGGCCGAGGCGATCAGCAACAGGAGCCCGACGGCACCGAGCAGCAGCTTCAGGCGCGGTCCGACGTCCCCAATGGTGAGTGACGCCAAGGGCATCACGTCGGCACGCAGACCCCGTCTCTCGGCGGACTCGCTCCCCATTCCGTTGAGCGCGTCCTGGGCTTCAGCATGGCTCACGCCGTCGCGAAGCCGCGCGAACGCATAGACCAAGTCCTGTGTCGGAATATTGAGCTGGTAAGGATAGAGCACGTCCACTGCGTCGAAGTTGAGCACCTCGGGGTAGCGGAAATCACCCGGCAGCACACCCACGACCGTGTATGGCTTTCCGCTGAGGGTGATGCGTCTGCCGAGAATATCCGGATCGCCCGCCCAGTGGGTTTGCCAGAGGCGATGG from Gemmatimonadota bacterium encodes the following:
- a CDS encoding ABC transporter permease translates to MSRRLYRLFRRCYPAAFRARFGRDMEETFDQDLADAKNRGSLAVAGLWARALVQAILLGAEERFMATSVAPNRPPELFEESRSYMSTFIQDVRFAVRTFARNPSFTTVAVITMALGIGASTAVFSVVNGVLLRPLPYPDSERLVVVGGTLEGQQGFPTGPIFPGVFADWQEGNTVFEQMAAVSEWTLDLVGEGDPQRLNAAGVSVDFLPLLRVSPLVGRNFSMEEDLPDAGPVAIVSHRLWQTHWAGDPDILGRRITLSGKPYTVVGVLPGDFRYPEVLNFDAVDVLYPYQLNIPTQDLVYAFARLRDGVSHAEAQDALNGMGSESAERRGLRADVMPLASLTIGDVGPRLKLLLGAVGLLLLIASANVANLLLARATSRTREIALRSSLGAGRGRITRQLLTESLILFTAGGALGVAIAAGVIQALVTIDPGNLPRLTEVSLDGTVLGFTLVVTLVTGVIFGAMPAVQLGGLSGGLSGASLATGGAHASTTRVGKRIRSALVVSQVALALVLLIGASLLIESFVTLQNVDPGFDPMDVSFASLILDERYQTSEEQLIFFSSVLDRAQQTVPGVVSAAVVTALPMSGDRWRAPIAIEGYAPPEGTRLGMDYAQVSEDYFTTIGTRVVSGRVFSAEDRTSDGPTSLVVNEAFAQQFWPDGNSLGRRLKIGRSADGPGPWLTVIGVVADVRQQGLGESGEPQTYLFYRQMPSDQMRIVVRSDADFSLVSQSLQRAVWEVDPNIPVEVVALSDHVASTIIAPRFYTGLLASFATLALILAAVGIYGTMSYVVGERQREMGIRLALGAVASSVTTLVVRQGLMLSAFGVVLGIVGAAAATRLLESFLFGITAADPLAFVLGVVVLCGVALVASYVPARRATLVDPVQALRAE